Proteins from a genomic interval of Nasonia vitripennis strain AsymCx chromosome 3, Nvit_psr_1.1, whole genome shotgun sequence:
- the LOC100123436 gene encoding trichohyalin isoform X5, translated as MPSSQAAATERRANDNRTVTHEPPKLKTTLKTPPKQATNPLQFVKVGPCSLYRTAQEQLQKVQEVKKIKQEIRDDPEDWQSNLDNWKSSRRKRQEHIIERVVEVKKLELEEHDRHRRRNCKTFSEMMEERGNRGRKLSLSLAMYQEDDANDLSDLGIGTSSGKSSVSGDTHDDAHSVLSDRDSEIDKNHSDVDNASHENGNDRNDNSCSTATTNPTSPDISTSESTTLTSSPLKKESLNNGFHKSGSANNHNNSSQQEYDSATTATASSPEPEEYAFESPVNRGYVNRVAHNLPKHSDFGGALSKSGSNVSLNAVPVVKVDILKRREIFEKASRDSVENKNNNNRLDFANTKSIKERLSILERQKSESEEKLSPRHSVELKADAVRERFNRDMDFEKQLVISKTRDLPEELETVKPLRERLENLEKLVCGEQRFSTSEQLNSELNAKSIKDRLISLDVNRCKETEKRTANCFHEQTNNRAENSTPSERSSSPDSEYRAPRATFHQSLDSLDADASSGPDTFERVQSLEELDYHQTRRYPASSSSAEILNDTDREDSGIHTADASCSVSQADEPIDEEIEKQTQSLQQLVIVEEKTEFRGGSIETTLVESSILSIEEKSDVAENEPCDAVLTEMVEPPVQNLIQLDEEEEEEEEQPEQPEVQQPIQESAVLVEETKEEEEEEEEEEEQIIVEMEKKVEVEKLKQEEEEPEELQSVEEEPELVPEFPAKMSEAPPVRPTTLALERTSICSDFLSPLSPVSKQILPLSFSSDEEIVTGLSFPLGPPTSVEPPKEKPPPPPIDLSDEENHPIEPLKRLNSTRRIKKELRSRRSDFLGIEGFNDEEFERELTLTKPPDMAAILAEERRIEQLHRRSYDTDSNYEQDSSHERDSGVELGQAEDWTKQPVSPDMSQHSRQSSEPFGASVTSSEEDEISKKEREIIEVLEREEQWRYENNREIDSDIGEKLAHKLRELEEEKMQLERERASAENQTLRMNEENLRKQEELTRQQDEAEALARQQELEKQKQVAEEEKRQEEEEKEEEARLQKEQQLMMKEARRQEDLQRAAEISSQENKPMSPALSSCNEDEYASRQEVLRVERELLQLEQEELKRQRNNLAYREQKQQQLAEQLQEQWKSLQDVAQAPPPPQPRSQQFNGGNKPIAAAPLNYRSSMPNLQMQEAAAQRRRPPPPPIPPAKPLRLVEQRQRDVTIRNSRIPSADSIPQQVEAPLRPSISTSALAPTQNSSSQQHHGQQMTRQTLQALSAVPRPRIVQADQWVQRRKSDIPRGAHDYNYQHWLIQEAEQRRINEKNQRSPATRNPHLTSTSVPYTASPPRNDTKPLPDSIIQTLTQRVQNRVQDKPLSPRRRLEHSTSQEHLHSPQHYQMQPHKVHQSPNNNNSNSSSNNSTESQEKMLSVSGKKKCSHCGDELGRGAAMIIESLRLFYHMECFKCCVCHVRLGDGLMGTDVRVRNHKLHCHNCYSSDDGTHNYKRTIAIKH; from the exons ATGCCATCGTCGCAGGCTGCCGCCACCGAGCGCCGTGCCAATGACAATCGGACG GTTACACACGAACCACCAAAATTGAAAACGACACTGAAGACGCCACCGAAGCAGGCGACGAACCCCCTACAGTTCGTGAAGGTCGGGCCATGCTCGCTTTACCGCACGGCGCAGGAGCAGCTGCAGAAGGTTCAGGAGGTCAAAAAGATCAAGCAGGAGATCCGGGATGATCCCGAGGACTGGCAATCG AATCTGGACAACTGGAAAAGCAGCCGGCGGAAACGGCAGGAGCACATAATCGAGCGCGTCGTGGAGGTGAAGAAGCTGGAGCTCGAGGAACACGACAGGCATCGACGGCGGAACTGCAAGACTTTCTCGGAGATGATGGAGGAACGAGGCAATCGAGGCCGAAAACTCAGCCTCAGTCTAGCCATGTATCAGGAGGACGACGCCAACGACCTCAGCGATCTGGGAATCGGCACCAGCAGTGGCAAGAGCTCCGTCAGCGGCGACACCCACGACGACGCTCATTCCGTTCTC AGCGACAGGGATAGCGAAATCGACAAGAACCACTCGGACGTGGACAACGCGAGCCACGAGAACGGTAACGACAGGAACGACAACAGCTGCTCGACTGCGACGACCAACCCGACCAGTCCCGACATCTCGACCTCCGAGTCGACGACGCTCACCTCGTCGCCCCTGAAGAAAGAGAGCCTCAACAACGGTTTTCACAAAAGCGGCTCGGCCAACAAccacaacaacagcagccaGCAGGAATACGACTcggcgacgacggcgacggcgaGCTCGCCCGAACCCGAGGAATACGCTTTCGAGAGTCCCGTAAACCGCGGATACGTCAACCGTGTCGCTCACAACCTGCCAAAGCACTCGGACTTCGGCGGCGCGCTGAGCAAGAGCGGCAGCAACGTCAGTCTCAACGCCGTGCCCGTCGTCAAAGTCGACATTCTCAAGCGTCGCGAGATCTTCGAGAAGGCGTCCCGCGACAGCGTCGAGAAcaagaacaacaacaacaggcTCGACTTCGCCAACACCAAGTCCATCAAGGAGCGACTGTCGATTCTCGAGCGACagaagagcgagagcgaggagaAGCTCAGTCCGAGACACTCGGTCGAGCTAAAAGCCGACGCGGTAAGGGAACGATTCAACAGGGACATGGACTTCGAGAAACAACTGGTCATCAGCAAGACGAGGGATCTGCCCGAGGAATTGGAGACCGTCAAGCCGCTCAGGGAGAGACTGGAGAACCTGGAGAAGCTGGTTTGTGGCGAGCAGAGATTCAGCACGAGCGAGCAGCTCAACAGCGAGCTGAACGCCAAGAGCATCAAGGACAGGCTGATCTCGCTCGATGTCAACAGATGCAAGGAGACCGAGAAACGAACGGCTAACTGCTTCCACGAGCAG ACGAACAACCGAGCGGAGAACTCTACGCCAAGCGAGCGCAGCTCCTCGCCTGACTCGGAATACCGCGCACCACGCGCTACCTTCCATCAGAGTTTGGACTCGCTGGACGCAGACGCGAGCAGTGGTCCCGACACTTTCGAGCGCGTGCAGAGtctcgaggagctcgactACCACCAGACAAGACGTTATCCCGCCTCCTCGTCCTCGGCCGAGATCCTCAACGACACGGACCGCGAAGATTCGGGCATCCACACGGCCGACGCCAGCTGCTCGGTCAGCCAGGCCGACGAACCCATCGACGAAGAGATCGAGAAGCAAACGCAATCGCTCCAACAGTTGGTGATCGTCGAGGAGAAGACCGAGTTTCGAGGCGGCAGCATCGAGACCACACTGGTAGAGAGCTCGATCCTCAGTATCGAGGAGAAGAGCGACGTAGCGGAGAACGAACCCTGCGATGCAGTGCTGACTGAAATG GTCGAGCCGCCAGTCCAGAACCTAATCCAActcgacgaggaggaggaggaggaggaagagcaGCCAGAGCAGCCAGAAGTACAACAGCCCATCCAAGAATCAGCAGTACTAGTGGAAGAAAcaaaagaggaggaggaggaggaggaggaggaggaagaacaGATCATCGTGGAGATGGAGAAAAAGGTGGAGGTCGAAAAGCTCAAGCAAGAGGAAGAGGAGCCAGAAGAGCTGCAGTCGGTCGAGGAAGAGCCTGAACTGGTGCCCGAATTCCCAGCGAAGATGTCCGAGGCACCGCCTGTCAGACCCACGACTCTTGCTTTGGAAAGGACCAGTATCTGCTCGGACTTTCTCAGTCCGCTGTCGCCAGTTTCTAAGCAG ATTCTGCCTTTGAGCTTCTCGAGCGACGAAGAGATAGTGACCGGATTGTCCTTCCCTCTGGGACCACCGACGAGTGTCGAACCGCCAAAAGAGAAACCACCTCCACCACCGATCGACCTTAGCGATGAGGAGAACCATCCGATTGAGCCCCTGAAGCGACTCAACTCCACTCGCAGAATCAAGAAGGAGCTGCGCAGTCGACGATCAGATTTCCTGGGAATCGAAGGC TTCAACGACGAAGAGTTCGAAcgcgaactgaccttgaccaaGCCCCCAGACATGGCAGCTATCCTTGCCGAAGAACGTCGCATCGAGCAGCTCCATCGTCGCTCCTACGATACGGACAGCAATTACGAGCAAGATTCTAGCCATGAGCGCGACTCTGGTGTTGAGTTGGGCCAGGCTGAGGACTGGACGAAGCAGCCGGTCAGTCCCGACATGTCGCAACACAGCAGACAGAGCAGCGAGCCCTTTGGCGCGAGCGTCACCTCCAGCGAGGAGGACGAGAtaagcaagaaagagagagaaatcatCGAGGTGCTCGAGCGGGAGGAGCAGTGGAGATACGAGAACAACCGCGAGATCGACAG TGACATCGGCGAGAAGCTAGCTCACAAGCTGCGCGAGCTTGAAGAAGAGAAAATGCAGCTGGAGCGCGAACGTGCCTCGGCCGAGAATCAAACGCTACGTATGAACGAGGAGAACCTTCGTAAACAGGAAGAACTCACTAGACAACAGGACGAAGCCGAGGCCTTAGCTCGTCAGCAGGAGCTTGAGAAGCAGAAACAAGTTGCCGAAGAAGAGAAGCGCCaagaggaggaagagaaagaagaggaagCCAGACTGCAGAAAGAACAACAGCTTATGATGAAAGAAGCACGTAGACAGGAGGATCTTCAGAGGGCCGCTGAGATCAGTTCTCAGGAG aacAAACCGATGAGCCCGGCGCTAAGTAGTTGTAACGAAGACGAGTACGCCTCAAGG caGGAGGTCTTACGAGTAGAGCGTGAGCTTCTCCAACTCGAGCAAGAAGAGCTAAAGCGTCAGCGCAACAACCTGGCTTATCGAGAGCAGAAGCAGCAACAATTAGCAGAGCAGCTCCAGGAACAGTGGAAATCACTGCAAGACGTCGCACAAGCTCCACCGCCACCTCAACCTAGAAGTCAACAGTTCAACGGTGGCAATAAACCGATAGCCGCGGCTCCGCTGAACTACAGGTCATCGATGCCGAATCTGCAGATGCAAGAGGCCGCCGCGCAGCGCAGAAGACCACCGCCTCCGCCCATACCTCCAGCGAAGCCGCTCAGGCTTGTTGAGCAGAGACAGCGAGATGTTACTATTAG AAACAGCCGCATCCCTTCGGCGGATTCGATACCCCAACAGGTTGAGGCGCCGCTTAGGCCGAGTATCTCGACCAGCGCTCTAGCCCCAACACAAAACTCCAGCAGTCAGCAGCATCACGGCCAGCAAATGACCAGACAAACGCTCCAAGCGCTTTCAGCAGTGCCTCGGCCCAGGATTGTCCAGGCTGACCAGTGGGTGCAACGACGAAAGAGCGACATCCCACGTGGAGCTCATGATTACAATTATCAGCATTGGCTTATTCAA GAGGCAGAGCAGCGAAGGATCAACGAAAAGAACCAGCGTTCGCCGGCAACTCGTAATCCCCACCTGACCAGCACGTCCGTGCCGTACACGGCATCGCCGCCCAGGAACGACACTAAGCCTCTGCCGGATTCCATAATTCAGACACTCACCCAGAGGGTCCAGAATCGTGTTCAGGACAAACCACTCTCGCCTAGACGAAG GCTAGAACACAGTACCAGCCAGGAGCACCTGCACTCGCCCCAGCACTACCAAATGCAGCCGCATAAAGTGCACCAGTCTCCTAATAATAACAACAGCAATAGCAGTAGCAACAACAGTACCGAATCGCAGGAGAAGATGCTCAGCGTCAGCGGCAAGAAGAAGTGCTCACACTGCGGCGATGAATTAG GTCGAGGAGCGGCGATGATAATCGAGAGCTTGCGGCTCTTTTACCACATGGAGTGTTTCAAGTGCTGTGTGTGCCATGTGCGGCTTGGCGATGGCCTTATGGGTACCGACGTACGCGTGCGCAACCACAAGCTGCACTGTCACAATTGCTACTCCAGCGACGACGGTACACACAATTACAAACGCACTATCGCGATCAAACATTGA